The following coding sequences lie in one Peribacillus frigoritolerans genomic window:
- a CDS encoding cupin domain-containing protein, with product MAEKSEYMNSTIVKDFTKDIQQYNLGPLWEAIPALMDHEPKPHAHAYLWKEELLTKKLMEAAEIFTPDRGGERRAIYFQNPGLTYRQPWGWASTTQTLYAAVQLLLPGEVAPSHRHSQSALRFITNGEGAYSIVQGERIFMEEGDFLITPKNLWHGHGHVGDKPMIWMDALDIPTIYSIGGTFFEPYPDRIETPKRPDNFSELRYQGGMVRPVSDRYSQVAPLANYKWKGTKAAIEGLMNFEPDPYDGFAVEYINPSNGQTANPTMGAWMQKLPKSFHTKAHRHTHSTIYQVHQGSGYTVINGVRFDWSKGDYFVVPNWAWHEHVAEADSYLFSVNDLPIMERFDLEQQQALDTNNGYQKVESEFKPVLV from the coding sequence ATGGCTGAAAAATCGGAATACATGAATAGTACAATCGTAAAAGATTTTACAAAGGATATTCAGCAGTATAACCTTGGGCCGCTGTGGGAAGCCATTCCCGCTTTGATGGACCATGAACCTAAACCTCATGCGCATGCTTATTTATGGAAAGAAGAGCTTTTGACAAAAAAATTGATGGAAGCAGCTGAAATCTTCACACCTGACCGAGGCGGGGAGCGCAGGGCCATTTATTTTCAGAACCCTGGACTCACTTATCGTCAGCCCTGGGGATGGGCTTCGACAACGCAAACGCTATATGCAGCGGTCCAGCTATTGCTGCCAGGTGAAGTGGCCCCTTCCCACCGTCACTCCCAAAGTGCACTTCGTTTCATTACGAATGGTGAAGGTGCCTACTCCATCGTGCAGGGAGAAAGAATCTTCATGGAAGAAGGAGATTTCTTGATCACGCCTAAAAACCTATGGCATGGTCATGGACATGTTGGCGATAAACCGATGATTTGGATGGATGCCCTTGATATCCCAACCATCTATTCCATAGGCGGCACTTTCTTTGAACCATATCCTGATCGGATTGAAACGCCTAAACGGCCAGATAATTTTTCAGAGCTCCGTTATCAAGGCGGAATGGTTCGTCCAGTATCCGACCGTTATTCACAAGTGGCACCGCTTGCCAACTACAAGTGGAAAGGCACCAAAGCAGCGATAGAAGGATTAATGAATTTCGAACCGGACCCATATGATGGTTTCGCCGTGGAGTATATCAATCCATCAAATGGCCAAACGGCCAATCCGACGATGGGGGCATGGATGCAGAAACTTCCGAAAAGTTTCCATACGAAAGCACATCGCCATACCCATTCCACAATTTATCAAGTGCACCAAGGATCAGGCTATACGGTCATTAATGGAGTGCGTTTTGACTGGTCCAAGGGAGATTATTTCGTCGTTCCGAATTGGGCATGGCATGAGCACGTTGCAGAAGCGGATTCTTACTTATTCTCGGTAAACGACCTACCAATAATGGAAAGATTCGATTTGGAACAGCAACAAGCATTAGACACAAACAATGGGTACCAAAAGGTTGAAAGTGAATTCAAGCCTGTTTTGGTTTGA
- a CDS encoding YjzC family protein, producing the protein MGQNRQFKPGQKAPNNGTYVEIGETGSTVVNPKMVKLDAGDSFPETSNHNRIWTYKRKP; encoded by the coding sequence ATGGGGCAAAATCGTCAATTTAAGCCAGGTCAAAAGGCACCGAATAATGGGACCTACGTAGAAATCGGTGAAACGGGCAGCACGGTAGTGAATCCGAAAATGGTAAAGCTTGATGCAGGGGATTCTTTTCCTGAAACATCCAATCATAACCGGATATGGACATATAAGCGGAAGCCATGA
- a CDS encoding FAD-dependent monooxygenase, which produces MMNTEKKPFIVIGGGIGGLATALGIAETKQYVKVLEQAPEFGEIGAGIQLAANATNVLQRLGVMDKINEIAVFPKRLVLMDAFSGKELSALDLGDVYKERYGAPYVVLHRSDLHKVLAEACEKNPYIELVTNQTIIETVENEGEVTVTSANGSQHSGTAVIGADGLWSKARKLFVEDQPVCSQYVAYRGAIPMEEVTSHGDLDDVYMWIGPDLHLVQYPVRRGELYNQVVVFKSSQYTEENEKTDQWGTPEEMDRVFAGTCELVQNAISFIQRQRRWPMYDRLPIDNWTKGRITLMGDAAHPMLQYLAQGACQALEDAAYLSDMLHKHGNDIEQAFLEYQEERIPRTANVQSSARMWGEIIHNTTDAGILLRDTILAGRTDKDFQFVDEFHGYNKTAVKA; this is translated from the coding sequence ATGATGAACACAGAAAAAAAACCATTCATCGTTATCGGTGGGGGAATTGGCGGTTTGGCAACTGCTTTAGGAATTGCAGAAACAAAACAGTATGTAAAAGTCCTTGAACAAGCTCCCGAGTTTGGCGAAATCGGTGCAGGGATTCAGCTTGCAGCAAATGCCACCAACGTCTTGCAGCGTTTAGGCGTCATGGATAAAATCAATGAAATTGCAGTATTTCCAAAAAGATTGGTGCTGATGGATGCCTTTTCCGGAAAAGAGCTTTCCGCTTTGGATTTAGGTGATGTTTACAAAGAAAGATATGGAGCTCCATATGTTGTTTTGCATCGTTCAGATTTGCATAAAGTACTGGCTGAAGCATGTGAAAAGAACCCGTATATCGAACTGGTTACGAATCAAACCATTATTGAGACAGTAGAAAATGAAGGTGAAGTGACGGTTACTTCTGCCAACGGGTCCCAACATTCAGGAACTGCTGTCATTGGAGCCGATGGATTATGGTCCAAGGCACGGAAACTTTTTGTGGAAGATCAGCCGGTCTGCTCTCAATATGTTGCATACAGGGGAGCGATCCCGATGGAAGAGGTTACGAGCCATGGAGATTTAGATGATGTTTATATGTGGATTGGGCCAGACCTTCATCTTGTTCAATATCCGGTTAGAAGGGGAGAACTATACAACCAAGTAGTTGTCTTCAAAAGTTCTCAATATACGGAAGAAAACGAAAAAACAGATCAATGGGGAACCCCGGAAGAAATGGACCGTGTGTTTGCCGGAACTTGTGAGCTTGTTCAGAATGCGATTTCATTCATCCAAAGGCAACGCCGCTGGCCAATGTATGACCGACTACCAATCGATAATTGGACAAAAGGAAGAATTACGCTTATGGGAGATGCGGCACATCCGATGCTTCAATACTTGGCACAAGGAGCTTGCCAGGCTTTAGAAGATGCAGCTTATTTGTCGGATATGCTTCATAAGCATGGAAATGACATTGAACAGGCATTTTTGGAATATCAAGAGGAACGCATACCGCGCACGGCTAATGTTCAATCGAGCGCAAGAATGTGGGGGGAAATCATCCACAATACGACCGATGCAGGCATTCTGCTACGAGATACGATCCTTGCAGGTCGGACGGATAAGGATTTCCAATTCGTCGATGAATTTCATGGTTATAATAAAACGGCCGTGAAAGCATAA
- a CDS encoding carbamoyl phosphate synthase large subunit: MPKDDTIQTILVIGSGPIVIGQAAEFDYAGTQACLALKEEGYKVILVNNNPATIMTDDMNADAVYFEPLTVDVLEKIISKEKPDGLLATLGGQTGLNLAYQLDDAGVLEKYNVKLLGTPIDSIKKGEDRELFRELMFEIGEPVPDSTIVHTLEEALAFADKIGFPIIVRPAYTLGGTGGGIADSLDTFKELVRGGLQESPITQCLIERSIAGYKEVEYEVMRDGNNTCITICNMENIDPVGIHTGDSIVVAPSQTLSDDEFQMLRAASIKIISALGIIGGCNIQFALDPNSKQYYLIEVNPRVSRSSALASKATGYPIARIAAKLAVGYDLSELINPVTKSTYSSFEPALDYVAVKFPRWPFDKFTTANRKLGTQMKATGEVMALHRSFEGGVQKAVDSLELKTIGLQLLSLKNKTVPELWGKLAEKSDERIFVIFEMLRKGVTIEEIHEATAIDYFFLKSFASLIQYELGIESKAIDQVTKEELQTYKEKGFSDRYLASVWKVSEMEVRAHRKSLGLTAVYKTVDTCAAEFESHTNYHYSTYFGENEQKKTDKKKVLMIGSGPIRIGQGIEFDYCSVHGVYALQAENVETIMINNNPETVSTDFATADRLYFEPLTLEYVLNVIEAEDIKDVIVQFGGQTAINLAKGLEEYGVNLLGTSFDTLDQLEDRDRFYQLLQKLDIPHVPGSMANGEQQLIASAEAIGFPVLLRPSYVIGGQGMEIIRSKESLLNRMANGTALVYPVLIDSYIPGKETEIDLIADGNDVYIPIIAEHIEKAGVHSGDSMALLPAQSLTDDIKDKMTLYAKKLVSELGYKGLMNIQFVIEGNSVYVLEVNPRASRTIPIISKVTDVSLVQIATKILLGKYSLSNAFEKTGLMDEIPYAVVKYPVFSTFALSGLDSKVGPEMKSTGEGIAIGETVNEALTKVFHAQKAKHTTGVYQSESVQLSEDLLAQIKEAGLILGNSDFDKWLNEGNAAVVLAYGTTEEDKKLRLLAAKYRLLAFTEEETFKAYLQSVENADPGVNSLQEWLVQYSKGVSHV, from the coding sequence ACAGGCCTGCCTTGCTTTAAAAGAAGAAGGATATAAAGTCATACTGGTCAACAACAATCCAGCAACGATCATGACTGATGATATGAATGCGGATGCTGTCTATTTCGAACCTTTAACAGTTGATGTACTGGAAAAGATCATTTCCAAAGAAAAGCCCGATGGCCTGCTCGCTACATTAGGCGGTCAAACAGGATTGAATCTTGCTTATCAATTGGATGATGCTGGAGTACTTGAAAAATATAATGTCAAATTATTGGGAACTCCGATCGACTCCATCAAAAAAGGGGAGGATCGTGAACTGTTCCGTGAGTTGATGTTTGAAATAGGTGAACCCGTTCCCGACAGTACGATTGTCCATACCCTTGAAGAAGCGCTGGCTTTTGCCGACAAAATCGGTTTCCCCATCATCGTTCGTCCCGCTTATACACTCGGCGGAACTGGCGGTGGTATTGCCGATTCACTGGACACCTTTAAGGAACTTGTACGGGGAGGACTTCAAGAAAGCCCGATTACACAATGCTTGATTGAAAGAAGCATAGCTGGTTATAAGGAAGTCGAATATGAGGTTATGCGAGATGGCAACAATACGTGCATCACCATCTGTAATATGGAAAATATCGATCCGGTGGGGATCCATACAGGTGATTCGATCGTCGTGGCACCATCACAGACTTTATCGGACGATGAGTTTCAGATGCTGCGTGCCGCATCCATTAAAATCATTTCTGCTTTAGGTATCATAGGCGGATGTAACATTCAATTTGCCCTTGATCCGAATAGCAAGCAATATTATTTAATAGAAGTAAACCCGCGCGTCAGCCGTTCATCGGCACTGGCTTCCAAAGCGACAGGTTATCCAATAGCACGCATAGCCGCAAAGCTCGCTGTCGGCTACGATTTATCGGAGCTCATCAATCCAGTAACGAAAAGCACATATTCAAGCTTCGAACCTGCTCTTGACTACGTAGCGGTGAAGTTCCCGAGGTGGCCATTCGATAAATTCACGACCGCCAACCGAAAATTGGGAACACAGATGAAGGCGACTGGTGAAGTGATGGCTTTACACCGCAGCTTTGAAGGGGGAGTCCAAAAGGCCGTCGATTCTTTGGAATTGAAAACGATTGGGCTGCAGCTATTATCGCTGAAAAATAAAACGGTTCCTGAACTTTGGGGAAAGCTTGCCGAAAAATCTGATGAACGAATATTTGTCATTTTTGAAATGCTTAGAAAAGGCGTGACGATTGAAGAAATCCATGAAGCGACAGCCATAGATTATTTCTTCCTTAAATCCTTTGCGTCATTGATCCAGTACGAATTGGGGATTGAATCTAAGGCAATCGATCAGGTAACAAAGGAAGAACTGCAGACATACAAGGAAAAGGGCTTTTCCGACCGCTATCTTGCTTCCGTATGGAAAGTAAGTGAGATGGAAGTGAGAGCACACCGCAAATCACTGGGTCTTACGGCTGTCTACAAAACGGTTGATACATGTGCAGCCGAGTTCGAATCACATACGAACTATCACTATTCAACATATTTTGGTGAGAACGAACAGAAAAAAACTGATAAAAAGAAAGTCTTGATGATTGGCAGCGGTCCGATCCGCATAGGACAGGGAATAGAATTTGATTACTGTTCGGTTCACGGTGTTTATGCACTCCAGGCTGAAAATGTTGAAACGATCATGATCAATAATAATCCGGAAACGGTAAGCACGGATTTTGCGACGGCAGATCGCCTTTATTTCGAACCGTTGACTCTTGAATATGTTCTTAATGTAATAGAAGCGGAAGATATTAAAGATGTTATCGTCCAATTTGGTGGGCAGACTGCGATAAACCTGGCAAAAGGCCTGGAAGAATACGGTGTCAATTTGTTGGGGACTTCCTTCGATACACTTGATCAATTAGAAGATCGTGATCGTTTTTATCAGCTTCTTCAAAAACTGGATATCCCGCATGTACCGGGTTCAATGGCTAATGGTGAACAACAATTAATTGCAAGTGCAGAGGCAATCGGCTTTCCGGTGCTCTTACGCCCATCCTATGTAATTGGCGGCCAGGGAATGGAAATCATCCGCTCCAAGGAAAGCTTGTTGAATAGAATGGCAAATGGAACGGCACTTGTCTATCCAGTGTTGATCGATTCCTATATTCCAGGGAAGGAAACCGAAATCGATTTGATTGCGGATGGAAATGATGTATACATTCCCATCATTGCCGAACATATAGAGAAAGCAGGCGTCCATTCAGGGGATAGCATGGCATTATTGCCAGCTCAATCCTTAACGGATGATATCAAAGATAAAATGACCCTTTATGCTAAAAAACTAGTTAGTGAACTTGGTTATAAAGGACTTATGAACATCCAATTCGTGATTGAGGGAAATAGTGTATATGTATTGGAAGTGAATCCTCGTGCAAGCCGGACAATCCCAATCATCAGTAAAGTGACCGATGTATCCTTGGTGCAAATAGCGACAAAAATATTGCTTGGGAAATATTCATTGTCGAATGCGTTCGAAAAAACGGGCTTAATGGATGAAATTCCATATGCAGTCGTCAAATATCCAGTATTCTCTACATTTGCACTAAGCGGACTTGATTCGAAGGTAGGTCCGGAAATGAAATCAACAGGTGAAGGAATAGCTATCGGGGAAACGGTAAATGAAGCGTTGACAAAAGTATTCCATGCTCAAAAAGCTAAACATACTACTGGTGTTTATCAATCAGAATCTGTCCAATTAAGTGAAGATTTGTTAGCTCAAATCAAAGAAGCAGGTTTGATATTGGGGAATTCGGATTTTGATAAATGGTTAAATGAAGGAAATGCAGCGGTCGTTTTGGCATATGGAACAACGGAGGAAGATAAGAAGCTAAGGTTACTTGCAGCGAAATACCGACTGCTTGCATTTACGGAAGAAGAGACGTTCAAGGCCTATCTACAATCGGTAGAAAATGCTGATCCAGGGGTGAATTCGCTTCAGGAATGGCTTGTACAATATTCGAAAGGAGTGTCACACGTATGA
- the argF gene encoding ornithine carbamoyltransferase, with product MSSMTAPTQAKILNGKDFLTMKESTPTAIADLLKLAQTIKGKLQAGEEYTPLKGKTLGMIFEKSSTRTRVSFEVGMMQLGGHALFLSGNDLQIGRGETISDTAKVLSEYIDGIMIRTFEHEKILELSENASIPVINGLTDLAHPCQVLADFLTIIEIKGQLKGLKMSYIGDGNNVANSLMVGCAKMGMDFSIGCPDAYKPDEKVVAYAKKVAEETGSEILVTTSASEAIKDADIVYSDVWTSMGQEIENGIRLEAFKDYQINGELVKLAKEDYLFMHCLPAHREEEVTAEVIDGPNSVVFHQAGNRLHAQKAVLVDLMS from the coding sequence ATGAGTTCAATGACGGCACCGACACAAGCGAAGATTTTAAATGGAAAAGATTTTTTGACCATGAAGGAGTCTACACCAACGGCAATTGCAGATTTGTTAAAACTGGCGCAGACCATTAAAGGCAAATTGCAAGCTGGTGAAGAATATACGCCTTTAAAAGGGAAAACGCTGGGGATGATCTTTGAAAAATCGTCTACCCGTACCCGTGTTTCTTTTGAAGTGGGCATGATGCAGCTTGGCGGACACGCTTTGTTCCTAAGTGGCAATGACTTGCAAATTGGACGTGGTGAAACTATTTCCGATACTGCAAAAGTCCTTTCTGAATATATTGATGGCATCATGATTCGTACCTTCGAGCATGAAAAAATCCTGGAATTGTCAGAAAATGCTTCTATCCCAGTCATCAATGGGTTAACAGATCTTGCCCATCCTTGTCAGGTGCTTGCTGACTTCTTGACGATCATCGAGATAAAAGGGCAGCTAAAAGGCTTGAAGATGAGTTATATCGGTGATGGCAATAATGTTGCCAATTCATTGATGGTAGGCTGTGCAAAAATGGGAATGGATTTTTCCATTGGATGTCCTGACGCCTACAAACCTGATGAAAAGGTCGTCGCCTATGCTAAAAAAGTGGCAGAAGAGACTGGCAGTGAAATTTTGGTGACAACCTCAGCTTCGGAAGCCATAAAAGATGCGGATATCGTCTATTCCGATGTTTGGACCTCCATGGGGCAGGAAATCGAGAATGGTATCCGCTTAGAAGCTTTTAAAGATTATCAAATCAATGGTGAGCTAGTAAAACTTGCTAAAGAAGATTATTTATTCATGCATTGCCTGCCTGCACATCGGGAGGAAGAGGTTACGGCTGAAGTCATCGATGGACCTAATTCAGTCGTTTTCCACCAAGCCGGAAATCGTCTGCATGCCCAAAAGGCGGTCCTAGTGGACTTAATGTCTTAA
- a CDS encoding IclR family transcriptional regulator: protein MEIVKSGSTIQSLQIGMSIIDLLASQRTPLRFSDIQELTEITKSNLYKYLNTLTQLELLYRDKTTGMYHLGSKLIQYGMAAIGNEDVTSRITPYLQEISHHTSCTVLFSVWTYDGPITAKIWNSNQNLNIGAQLGTRLPPSSSSGKVFTVFQDPSLTAEWIEKDRNVTGSFLKETNEYDEIRKYKIAFAKEPLVPSVSSMSIPVFNYNSELLGAITAVGFTESIPDHHEDPLSHYLRKCCLEISNIFGYSAE, encoded by the coding sequence ATGGAAATCGTAAAATCCGGTTCGACGATTCAATCATTACAAATAGGGATGAGCATCATAGATTTACTTGCTTCCCAAAGAACTCCTTTAAGATTCTCTGATATACAGGAATTAACGGAAATAACGAAAAGTAACCTCTATAAGTATTTGAATACTTTGACTCAACTGGAGCTACTATATCGCGATAAGACAACCGGTATGTATCACCTTGGGAGCAAATTGATTCAATACGGAATGGCAGCGATAGGAAATGAGGATGTAACGAGCAGAATAACTCCTTATTTACAGGAAATCAGTCACCATACTTCTTGCACGGTCCTTTTTTCCGTTTGGACATATGATGGACCAATCACTGCAAAAATATGGAATTCCAACCAAAACTTAAACATCGGGGCACAGTTAGGTACGCGACTTCCGCCATCATCCTCTTCCGGAAAGGTATTCACTGTATTTCAGGATCCTTCATTGACGGCGGAATGGATTGAAAAAGATCGTAATGTTACAGGTTCGTTCCTTAAAGAAACAAATGAGTATGATGAAATTCGGAAATACAAAATAGCTTTTGCCAAAGAGCCTCTTGTACCATCCGTTTCCTCCATGTCCATTCCGGTTTTTAATTATAATTCGGAATTATTGGGAGCGATCACTGCCGTTGGGTTCACCGAGAGCATTCCTGATCATCATGAAGATCCTTTAAGCCATTATTTAAGGAAGTGCTGTTTGGAAATCTCGAATATATTCGGTTATTCCGCTGAATAG
- a CDS encoding fumarylacetoacetate hydrolase family protein translates to MKLVTFSSQGFKRIGAIYPNNVVVDLNYAYQALLESEGKLRSEQIADAYVPATMEEFLQGGNESLSIAQKAADYAINNRDSFRHKLVHEIENIKLEAPVQKPSKIICVGHNYREHIAEMGRELPPFPVVFAKFANTVIGPQDDIPFFPISEQLDYEAEFAFVVGQRARNVSKEDALDYVAGYTIANDVTYRDIQRRTLEWLQGKTVEGSAPMGPWLVTADELSDPSGLNVRLTVNGEERQKTNTSNFVFDVKYLVEFLSNLMTLEPGDIVLTGTPGGVGVARDPQVFLKDGDVVKIEIDKIGYLENRVRRVGEGK, encoded by the coding sequence ATGAAATTAGTAACGTTCAGCAGTCAAGGATTTAAACGTATTGGTGCAATTTATCCGAATAATGTAGTAGTTGACTTGAACTATGCCTATCAAGCGCTTCTTGAAAGCGAAGGGAAACTTCGCAGTGAACAAATCGCTGACGCGTATGTACCTGCAACAATGGAGGAGTTTTTACAGGGAGGGAATGAAAGCCTTTCCATCGCGCAAAAGGCTGCGGACTACGCTATTAACAATCGTGATTCCTTCAGACATAAATTGGTACATGAAATTGAAAATATAAAGCTTGAGGCCCCTGTCCAAAAGCCAAGCAAAATTATTTGTGTCGGACATAACTACCGTGAGCATATTGCTGAAATGGGTCGTGAACTGCCGCCATTCCCTGTGGTATTCGCAAAGTTCGCCAATACAGTAATCGGTCCCCAGGATGATATACCGTTTTTCCCAATCTCTGAACAACTGGATTATGAAGCGGAATTCGCTTTTGTAGTCGGACAAAGGGCACGGAATGTTTCTAAAGAAGATGCTCTCGATTATGTAGCTGGTTATACAATTGCGAATGATGTCACTTACCGTGATATCCAACGGCGTACACTTGAGTGGCTCCAAGGGAAAACGGTTGAAGGAAGCGCTCCGATGGGGCCTTGGTTAGTCACTGCCGATGAACTTTCCGATCCATCTGGCTTAAATGTCCGATTAACGGTAAATGGTGAAGAACGCCAAAAAACGAATACATCCAACTTCGTATTCGATGTGAAGTATCTAGTTGAATTCTTATCGAACTTAATGACTCTTGAACCAGGTGACATCGTCCTCACAGGAACACCGGGTGGGGTAGGGGTAGCCCGTGATCCACAAGTGTTCTTAAAAGATGGTGACGTTGTCAAAATCGAAATAGACAAAATAGGTTATCTTGAAAACCGTGTGCGACGTGTCGGGGAGGGAAAATAA
- a CDS encoding DinB family protein produces MAYQEIGTSIQSVQQSIDHILETAANLPEETIRFKPAEDEWSIMQILSHLAEAIPYWLGEVETVIAMPGAEWGRGLQDQARLAAVTDTDKLAVEDVMKQVEELKYKVESSLGNLDEETLSKESPHRNFSKFGNKPVSYIVDHFIDEHVSGHYDQIKRNLSKIQ; encoded by the coding sequence ATGGCTTATCAGGAAATCGGGACATCAATCCAATCGGTTCAACAATCAATCGACCACATTCTTGAGACAGCGGCAAACCTACCGGAAGAAACGATCCGATTTAAACCAGCAGAGGATGAATGGTCAATCATGCAGATACTTTCCCATTTAGCTGAAGCCATTCCTTATTGGTTAGGTGAAGTGGAAACTGTAATAGCAATGCCTGGAGCCGAATGGGGGCGTGGATTGCAAGATCAAGCCCGATTGGCAGCAGTTACCGATACAGACAAACTTGCTGTTGAAGATGTCATGAAGCAAGTGGAGGAGCTTAAATATAAAGTGGAGAGCAGTCTCGGGAATTTAGATGAAGAAACACTATCCAAAGAATCGCCACACCGGAATTTCTCTAAATTCGGAAACAAACCAGTTTCTTATATAGTCGATCACTTCATCGATGAGCATGTTTCAGGACACTATGATCAAATAAAGCGAAATCTTTCTAAAATCCAGTGA